One window of the Micromonas commoda chromosome 11, complete sequence genome contains the following:
- a CDS encoding hypothetical protein (shows conservation to CCMP1545 and CCE9901; expressed; uncharacterized protein), which translates to MALRIVTSRLARATAQAAPGFYAGAARHMSQETDIVKDVFVEQQKKFRALLDATKDLEIPTSGDKAAIADYAQKRYDIMKKLGIPSTEERIEMILKSGKEPGMTARDYLAFVSEQRKAMGVSDESGLTRALETALGEIEGKSGKPVMVDDAAGMKTLYSKVEALVKEMGLEQGDAKKESMVLEAEYEIQKLQEEVAKNKA; encoded by the exons ATGGCGCTCCGCATCGTCAcctcgcgtctcgcgcgcgccactgCGCAGGCCGCCCCCGGTTTCtacgccggcgcggcccgTCACATGTCCCAGGAGACGGACATCGTGAAGGATGTCTTCGTCGAGCAACAGAAAAAATTCCGCGCTCTGCTGGACGCGACCAAGGACCTGGAGATCCCGACGAGCGGCGACaaggcggccatcgccgactACGCCCAGAAGCGCTACGATATCATGAAGAAG CTCGGCATTCCCTCCACCGAGGAGCGCATCGAGATGATCCTCAAGTCCGGAAAGGAGCCCGGCATGACCGCGCGCGACTACCTCGCGTTCGTCTCGGAACAGCGCAAGGCGATGGGCGTATCCGACGAGTCTGGACTCACGCGTGCGCTCGAGACGGCGCTCGGGGAGATCGAGGGCAAGAGCGGCAAGCCCGTgatggtggacgacgcggccgggaTGAAGACGCTGTACTCCAaggtcgaggcgctcgtgaAGGAGATGGGCCTGGAGCAGGGggacgccaagaaggagTCCATGGTCCTCGAGGCGGAGTACGAGATCCAAAAGCTGCAGGAGGAGGTTGCCAAGAACAAGGCGTGA